One region of Candidatus Brocadiaceae bacterium genomic DNA includes:
- a CDS encoding DUF116 domain-containing protein: MNAVTRARRTRCRPEELLMLLPSCLQNSHCERKITRDVQECRRCGRCKVKDVLDLADRYGVRCAVATGGRLAVELARDRGVKAVLAIACEKELREGMAAIFPKPALGVINARPNGPCTDTDVDVAEVEKTIRRLLRR, encoded by the coding sequence ATGAACGCGGTCACGCGCGCTCGGCGCACGCGCTGCAGGCCCGAGGAACTCCTCATGCTTCTGCCGTCGTGCCTGCAGAACAGCCATTGCGAACGCAAGATCACGCGCGACGTGCAGGAATGCCGGCGTTGCGGCCGCTGCAAGGTCAAGGACGTCCTGGACCTTGCGGACCGGTACGGGGTGCGTTGCGCGGTCGCGACGGGCGGCCGTCTGGCGGTCGAACTGGCCCGGGACAGGGGCGTAAAGGCCGTGCTTGCCATCGCCTGCGAGAAGGAGTTGCGCGAGGGCATGGCGGCCATCTTCCCCAAGCCCGCCCTGGGCGTCATCAACGCGCGGCCCAACGGGCCCTGCACCGACACGGACGTGGACGTGGCCGAGGTCGAGAAGACCATCCGCCGCCTGTTGAGGCGTTGA
- a CDS encoding methionyl-tRNA formyltransferase gives MNLAFLGSPDFAVPTLEALHEAGHRVRLVITRPDRPRGRGRKPAATAVKQAAERLGLPLWQPESVNRPETARALAESGAEMGVVAAYGEILRPSVLSALPQGFLNLHASLLPDYRGAAPVHWALMRGETGTGVTVIRMAPRLDAGPVLAAAKVRIGDRETMGELEARLAREGAALMAEVLRRLDRGEAVPERPQPASGGFFARALTKDDGRLAWTVPARELCNRVRGLTPWPGAWTVLETGGRRVKVTLLCAEPAPVPGDGAEAGAAVAPGTVLAVEPDALRVQAGRGAVRVRALKPAGSRAMCVPDFVHGHRVRPGDRFVAPTDGD, from the coding sequence ATGAACCTGGCATTCCTGGGCAGTCCCGACTTCGCGGTGCCGACCCTGGAGGCACTGCACGAGGCGGGGCACCGGGTGCGCCTGGTCATCACGCGGCCGGACCGGCCGCGCGGCCGCGGGCGCAAGCCCGCTGCGACGGCCGTCAAGCAGGCCGCCGAGCGTCTGGGACTGCCGCTGTGGCAGCCCGAGAGTGTGAACCGGCCCGAGACCGCGCGGGCGCTGGCCGAGTCGGGGGCCGAGATGGGCGTCGTGGCCGCCTACGGCGAGATCCTGCGCCCCTCCGTCCTGTCCGCTCTGCCCCAGGGCTTCCTGAACCTGCACGCGTCGCTGCTGCCGGACTACCGCGGCGCGGCGCCCGTGCACTGGGCGCTGATGCGCGGCGAGACCGGGACGGGCGTGACCGTCATCCGCATGGCGCCCCGGCTCGACGCCGGGCCGGTCCTGGCCGCCGCGAAGGTGCGCATCGGCGACCGCGAGACGATGGGCGAACTGGAGGCCCGGCTGGCGCGCGAGGGCGCCGCACTGATGGCCGAGGTCCTGCGGCGGCTCGACCGCGGCGAGGCCGTGCCCGAACGGCCGCAGCCGGCATCGGGCGGCTTCTTCGCGCGCGCCCTGACGAAGGACGACGGGCGGCTGGCCTGGACCGTCCCGGCCCGTGAACTCTGCAACCGCGTCCGCGGGCTCACCCCCTGGCCGGGCGCCTGGACCGTGCTGGAGACCGGCGGCAGGCGCGTGAAGGTCACGCTCCTGTGCGCCGAGCCGGCGCCCGTGCCCGGCGACGGGGCCGAGGCCGGCGCTGCCGTCGCGCCCGGCACGGTGCTGGCCGTCGAGCCGGACGCGCTGCGGGTGCAGGCCGGCCGGGGCGCGGTGCGCGTGCGCGCACTGAAGCCGGCCGGCAGCCGGGCGATGTGCGTGCCGGACTTCGTGCACGGGCACCGCGTGCGGCCCGGCGACCGGTTCGTTGCGCCGACCGACGGGGACTGA